In the Phaseolus vulgaris cultivar G19833 chromosome 7, P. vulgaris v2.0, whole genome shotgun sequence genome, one interval contains:
- the LOC137830179 gene encoding polygalacturonase At1g48100-like gives MRPSHILSLALSLYFLTLFLPTQARYHFHKNKHSHYHNAPEISPSPSPLPGPSSAPDEAPSPSPTVDENYHNTSNNLFDIRAFGAIGDGVTDDTESFKMAWDTACQSESAVKVILVPHGLSFIIQSTIFTGPCKGGLVLKVDGTLMPPDGPDSWPKNNSRRQWLVFYRINGMSLEGSGLIDGRGEKWWDLPCKPHKGPHGTTSPGPCDSPVALRFFMSSNLTVQGLKIKNSPQFHFRFDGCESVHVESIYITSPALSPNTDGIHIENTNDVKIYNSVISNGDDCVSIGAGCHDVDIKNITCGPGHGISIGSLGNHNSRACVSNITVRDSVIKVSDNGVRIKTWQGGSGSVSGVTFTNIHMESVRNPIIIDQFYCLSKDCSNKTSAVFVSNISYTNIKGTYDIRHPPMHFACSDSVPCTNLTLSDIELLPSEGDIVHDPYCWSAYGISQTLTIPPVSCLLEGLPQSISGNDIDHC, from the exons ATGAGGCCTTCTCATATTTTATCACTAGCATTGTCCTTATACTTTCTTACTTTGTTTCTTCCCACCCAAGCTAGGTACCATTTCCATAAAAACAAACACTCACATTATCATAATGCACCTGAAATTTCACCATCTCCTTCTCCATTGCCTGGACCTTCTAGCGCCCCTGATGAAGCTCCTTCTCCTAGCCCCACTGTTGATGAGAACTACCACAACACATCTAATAACTTGTTTGATATTCGAGCATTTGGGGCCATCGGAGATGGAGTAACTGATGATACAGAGTCATTCAAGATGGCATGGGACACTGCCTGCCAAAGTGAATCAGCGGTTAAAGTTATCCTCGTTCCCCACGGTCTCTCCTTCATTATTCAATCTACTATTTTCACAGGTCCTTGTAAAGGTGGCTTAGTACTAAAG GTTGATGGCACTCTTATGCCACCCGATGGACCTGACTCTTGGCCAAAGAACAACAGTAGGCGTCAATGGCTTGTCTTCTATAGAATCAATGGGATGTCACTTGAAGGAAGTGGATTAATAGATGGGAGAGGAGAAAAATGGTGGGACCTCCCTTGTAAGCCTCATAAG GGACCCCATGGGACAACATCTCCAGGACCTTGCGACAGCCCTGTT GCATTAAGATTTTTCATGAGTTCCAACTTGACTGTACAAGGACTTAAAATCAAGAACAGCCCCCAATTCCACTTCAGATTTGATGGCTGCGAAAGCGTCCACGTGGAATCAATCTACATAACATCTCCAGCACTCAGCCCCAACACTGATGGAATACACATAGAAAATACCAATGACGTCAAAATATACAATTCGGTCATTTCTAATG GTGATGACTGCGTGTCCATTGGAGCCGGTTGCCATGATGTTGATATAAAGAACATAACATGTGGACCTGGACATGGTATAAG tATTGGTAGTCTGGGAAATCACAACTCCAGAGCCTGTGTTTCAAACATAACGGTGAGGGACTCGGTTATAAAAGTATCAGATAACGGGGTTAGAATCAAGACATGGCAAGGTGGCTCAGGATCAGTATCAGGAGTGACATTTACTAATATTCATATGGAAAGTGTAAGAAACCCCATTATAATTGATCAGTTTTACTGCCTCAGTAAGGATTGCTCCAACAAGACCTCTGCAGTCTTTGTATCGAATATATCTTACACAAACATAAAGGGAACATATGATATAAGGCACCCTCCAATGCATTTTGCTTGCAGTGATTCTGTCCCATGCACCAACTTGACCCTCTCAGATATTGAACTTCTTCCATCTGAAGGAGACATAGTGCATGATCCTTACTGCTGGAGTGCCTATGGAATCTCTCAGACACTAACCATTCCCCCAGTCTCTTGCTTGCTTGAAGGCCTCCCTCAGTCCATTTCAGGAAATGACATAGATCATTGCTGA